Below is a window of Bradyrhizobium sp. CB82 DNA.
TGACGCGAACCGGTTGGATCGTCGCGCTGGTGCGCTCGCGGCTGGGGTCGCCAGTGCAGCATTCCCCGAACGAGCACGAGGCGCTTCGCGCGATCGTTCGCGAGCTCAACCGGATCGGCGGCAACATCAACCAGATCGCGCGGGCCGCAAACACCAGTGTGCTGCAGGGCAGGGCGGTTGAGCCGGATCTGTCCGTAATTCAAGAGGCCAAATTGGTCATCGAAGCGGAACTCGCGCAACTACGTAGTGCGCTGCACGGAAATGCGGACTATTGGGATGGACGGCGATGAGTCGACGCTACTCGACGCGGCCGACTGACCTGGCCTCCGAACTTCCCCCGATCTCGTATGTTTGGGAAACGCCCAATCGGCGCCCACGACGGGCCGAGTGGGACATCCCCGATCCGGCCGTTCCTGGCCGCCTTACGCCGGCGATGCGTGCAAAGCTCGAACGCATCGTGCGCCGCGCACCAGAGGTGATGGTCAAGATCACCGGT
It encodes the following:
- a CDS encoding MobC family plasmid mobilization relaxosome protein; protein product: MRQLAEISHHRGMTRTGWIVALVRSRLGSPVQHSPNEHEALRAIVRELNRIGGNINQIARAANTSVLQGRAVEPDLSVIQEAKLVIEAELAQLRSALHGNADYWDGRR